A genomic window from Nocardia sp. BMG51109 includes:
- a CDS encoding nuclear transport factor 2 family protein: MDAAATLLEIEAIKQLKARYCRYLDTKQWDAWRELFTDDFVSDTSASGGKVIDGADEFVAFLRATLGKPAQPTVHQVHAPEIELTSPTTATGVWALNDVVRLAPGVNLNGYGHYHETYEKIDGRWRIKTSELTRLRMDVFNPLFTVRISDRLRSTGVALARRFGR; the protein is encoded by the coding sequence ATGGATGCCGCCGCCACGCTGCTGGAGATCGAGGCGATCAAGCAGCTCAAGGCCCGCTACTGCCGCTATCTCGACACGAAGCAGTGGGATGCGTGGCGTGAGCTGTTCACCGACGACTTCGTCAGCGACACGTCCGCGTCGGGCGGCAAGGTGATCGACGGCGCCGACGAGTTCGTGGCCTTCCTCCGGGCCACCCTCGGCAAGCCCGCGCAGCCGACGGTGCACCAGGTGCACGCCCCCGAGATCGAACTGACCTCGCCGACGACCGCCACCGGCGTGTGGGCGCTGAACGACGTGGTCCGGTTGGCCCCGGGCGTCAACCTGAACGGCTACGGCCACTATCACGAAACCTACGAGAAGATCGACGGCCGGTGGCGCATCAAGACCTCCGAGCTCACCCGCTTGCGCATGGACGTCTTCAACCCGCTGTTCACCGTGCGCATCTCCGACCGGCTCCGCTCCACCGGTGTCGCCCTCGCCCGCCGATTCGGACGCTGA
- a CDS encoding cytochrome P450, whose product MVTTSVEFDPFSEQFYAYPYEIYRRMREEAPVYYNAEHDFYALTRHEDVAAAFKDHGTYTSTRGVDLGMIKSGEPPQKSIIFMDPPDHRHMRSLLSRAFTPRAVQSQRDTVVELVRKYLSAADPARFDVVRDFSAPFPVEVITRMAGVPEEFRQQVRVWMDVSLHREPGQMEMTEAGMRAIDAESAFYYELVQKRRAEPRDDMISTLIAAEIEREYGEMSSLDDEEIAGFATLLGGAGAETVTKLVGTAAAVFARNPDQWQKLLDDRGKVPQAVEELLRYEGPVQYNVRCTLKEVTLHGVTIPAGKPVFLIGASANRDSDAFTDADTFDIDRDRSEALNVALGYGIHSCLGAALARLETAIALEHLLDFMPRYEVDWDGCERVTMQNVAGWSKLPVRVLP is encoded by the coding sequence TTGGTGACCACGAGTGTGGAATTCGATCCGTTTTCCGAACAGTTCTACGCCTACCCGTATGAGATATACCGGCGCATGCGGGAAGAGGCGCCGGTCTACTACAACGCCGAACACGACTTCTACGCCCTGACCCGGCACGAAGATGTGGCCGCGGCATTCAAGGACCACGGGACCTATACGTCGACGCGCGGTGTCGATCTCGGAATGATCAAATCCGGTGAGCCGCCGCAGAAGTCGATCATCTTCATGGATCCGCCCGATCACCGGCACATGCGTAGCCTGCTGAGCAGGGCGTTCACTCCACGGGCCGTTCAATCCCAGCGGGACACCGTGGTCGAACTGGTCCGCAAGTACCTGAGTGCGGCCGATCCGGCCCGGTTCGACGTCGTCCGGGACTTCTCGGCGCCGTTCCCCGTCGAGGTGATCACCCGGATGGCCGGGGTGCCCGAGGAATTCCGCCAGCAGGTCCGGGTGTGGATGGACGTGTCCCTGCATCGCGAGCCGGGGCAGATGGAGATGACCGAGGCCGGCATGCGGGCGATCGACGCCGAATCCGCCTTCTACTACGAACTCGTCCAGAAGCGTCGCGCCGAACCGCGGGACGACATGATCAGCACCCTGATCGCGGCCGAGATCGAACGCGAGTACGGCGAGATGTCCTCCCTGGACGACGAGGAAATAGCCGGGTTCGCCACGCTTCTCGGCGGTGCGGGGGCCGAGACGGTCACCAAATTGGTCGGCACCGCCGCCGCGGTCTTCGCCCGCAATCCCGACCAGTGGCAGAAGCTGCTCGACGACCGCGGCAAGGTGCCGCAAGCCGTCGAGGAACTGCTGCGGTACGAGGGCCCGGTTCAGTACAACGTGCGATGCACGCTGAAAGAGGTGACCCTGCACGGGGTGACGATCCCCGCGGGTAAGCCGGTCTTCCTCATCGGCGCCTCGGCCAACCGCGATTCGGACGCCTTCACCGACGCCGATACCTTCGACATCGATCGCGATCGCAGCGAGGCGCTGAATGTCGCACTCGGATACGGGATTCACAGCTGCCTGGGTGCCGCTCTGGCCCGGCTGGAAACGGCCATAGCCCTGGAGCATCTGCTCGATTTCATGCCGCGCTACGAGGTGGACTGGGACGGCTGCGAGCGGGTCACCATGCAGAACGTGGCCGGATGGTCGAAGCTGCCGGTGCGGGTGCTGCCGTGA
- a CDS encoding ferredoxin: MVEAAGAGAAVRVDVDDVQCERNGICMGLAPDVFHLTEDDELEVLRPEVADDTEGVVREAVRRCPRQAISIVGEE; the protein is encoded by the coding sequence ATGGTCGAAGCTGCCGGTGCGGGTGCTGCCGTGAGAGTCGACGTGGACGACGTCCAGTGCGAGCGCAACGGCATATGCATGGGCCTCGCACCGGATGTCTTCCATCTCACCGAGGACGACGAACTCGAGGTGCTCCGCCCCGAGGTCGCCGACGATACCGAAGGCGTTGTGCGCGAAGCGGTTCGGCGGTGCCCACGCCAGGCGATCAGCATCGTCGGGGAAGAGTGA
- a CDS encoding TetR/AcrR family transcriptional regulator produces the protein MVERWTVERRLEHTRSLLLDAAEAVFAEKGFTAATLDDIARTAGYTKGAIYKHFSAKEDLFLAVSDRYWRRYFDTFAEVLSAATQVGTRELDEIAQRWRQLSTDRGADQAALGLEFTLYLLRNPEARERVEAKRFEVAEALAKFIAEGLEKIGGTLLIPPLTFARILITTTDSVVLGSQLDDIDLYRPTIEMYVSAIKLP, from the coding sequence ATGGTGGAGCGGTGGACGGTGGAGCGGCGGCTGGAGCACACACGTTCGCTTCTGCTCGATGCCGCGGAGGCGGTGTTCGCCGAAAAAGGCTTCACCGCAGCCACTCTCGACGACATCGCCCGCACGGCCGGCTACACGAAGGGCGCCATCTACAAGCACTTCTCCGCAAAGGAAGACCTCTTCCTGGCCGTGAGCGACCGATATTGGCGTCGCTACTTCGACACCTTCGCCGAGGTACTGTCGGCGGCAACCCAGGTGGGAACGCGCGAACTCGACGAAATCGCCCAGCGCTGGCGTCAGCTCAGCACCGACCGCGGCGCCGACCAAGCCGCGCTGGGCCTCGAGTTCACGCTCTACCTGCTGCGCAACCCCGAGGCCCGAGAACGGGTGGAGGCCAAGAGGTTCGAGGTCGCCGAGGCGCTGGCGAAGTTCATCGCCGAGGGCCTCGAGAAGATCGGCGGCACGCTGCTGATCCCGCCGCTGACGTTCGCCCGCATCCTCATCACCACCACCGACTCCGTCGTACTCGGCAGCCAACTCGACGACATCGACCTCTACCGCCCGACCATCGAAATGTACGTCTCGGCAATCAAACTGCCCTGA
- a CDS encoding spirocyclase AveC family protein yields MSAPSDKKSPPVVTESARGVASLGAQVQSKSRPVVIWAVIGGLILAFQVYVWIRWVTGPYFERVPTGPSDPPTLMKAILITWTAVIIVGLPVGIWWFIVRPWRRERRITLDGMLLVACGLLFFQDPLLNYFNTWSTYNTWMWNRGSWVQHVPGWQSYGEPGHMMAEPILMNAPGYSYGVLLCTILGCWVMRKVKARWPKINNLGLIGVLIVWTFIFDFVIEGLFLMPMGLFTYPGAIQSLSINAGTYYQWPLYEGLMWGGVQAGLCALRYFTDDRGRTFVERGLERVRGGFAKQQITRFLAIFAACSAFFFVFYNIPSQWFAMHAEPWPEDIQKRSYFNMGICGEGTGRLCPDPALPIPSKDSAYINQDGQLVYPEGVKRPEIVPFDRGN; encoded by the coding sequence ATGAGTGCCCCGTCGGACAAGAAGAGCCCACCCGTTGTCACCGAGTCGGCCCGGGGAGTGGCCTCACTCGGTGCCCAGGTTCAATCCAAATCCAGACCGGTCGTGATCTGGGCCGTCATCGGCGGCCTGATCCTGGCCTTTCAGGTGTACGTGTGGATCCGCTGGGTCACCGGGCCCTATTTCGAGCGGGTGCCCACCGGGCCGAGCGATCCGCCGACATTGATGAAGGCGATCCTCATTACCTGGACTGCCGTGATCATCGTCGGCCTGCCGGTCGGCATCTGGTGGTTCATCGTCAGGCCGTGGCGCCGCGAGCGGCGAATCACGCTCGACGGCATGCTGCTGGTGGCCTGCGGCCTGCTGTTCTTCCAGGATCCGCTGCTGAACTACTTCAACACGTGGAGCACGTACAACACGTGGATGTGGAACCGCGGCTCGTGGGTCCAGCACGTTCCGGGCTGGCAGTCCTATGGCGAGCCGGGCCACATGATGGCCGAACCGATTCTGATGAATGCGCCGGGTTACTCGTACGGGGTGCTGCTGTGCACGATTCTCGGCTGCTGGGTCATGCGCAAGGTCAAGGCGCGCTGGCCGAAGATCAACAACCTCGGACTGATCGGTGTGCTGATCGTCTGGACGTTCATCTTCGATTTCGTCATCGAGGGCCTGTTCCTGATGCCGATGGGCCTTTTCACCTATCCCGGTGCCATTCAGTCCCTGTCGATCAACGCCGGCACCTACTACCAGTGGCCGCTCTATGAGGGGCTCATGTGGGGCGGCGTCCAGGCCGGTCTCTGCGCGCTGCGCTACTTCACCGACGACCGTGGCCGGACATTCGTCGAACGAGGGCTGGAACGTGTCCGCGGCGGGTTCGCGAAGCAGCAGATCACCCGCTTCCTGGCGATCTTCGCGGCGTGCAGCGCGTTCTTCTTCGTGTTCTACAACATTCCCTCGCAGTGGTTCGCCATGCACGCCGAGCCCTGGCCCGAGGACATCCAGAAGCGCTCGTACTTCAACATGGGCATCTGCGGTGAGGGGACGGGTCGCCTCTGCCCCGATCCAGCGCTACCGATCCCCAGCAAGGATTCCGCCTACATCAACCAGGACGGCCAGCTCGTATACCCGGAGGGTGTGAAGCGGCCGGAGATCGTTCCGTTCGATCGAGGGAATTGA
- a CDS encoding spirocyclase AveC family protein: protein MSERENAPVVTESADKVASLGAQVQSPGKPIRIWAVIGGALLALQLYVWIRWVTGPYFERVPTGPSDPPELMKTILTVYTAGIVLGLPIGLWWFIVRPWRRERRITLDGMLLVSCGLMFFQDPLLNYLNTWCTYNTWMWNRGSWSPHIPGWVSPDEPGRQVAEPLLMNAPGYAYGVLLCTIFGCFVMRRVKARWPGISNLGLVGVVAVWAFLFDLVMEGLVLMPMGLYSFPGSIRSVSLNAGTYYQWPVYEGLMWGGVQAGLCCLRYFTDDRGRTVVERGLDRIRGGFVRQQFTRFLAIFAACSALFFVFYNVPAQWFGMHADPWPEDVQKRSYFTAGTCGDGTDKPCPDPALPIPTRDSGYIDTDGRLVLPEGVEPPKTVPFDRGE, encoded by the coding sequence ATGTCGGAAAGGGAGAATGCACCTGTCGTCACCGAGTCGGCCGACAAAGTGGCCTCGCTCGGCGCCCAGGTGCAGTCCCCCGGTAAGCCCATCCGGATCTGGGCCGTTATCGGGGGCGCGCTTCTCGCGCTTCAGCTGTACGTCTGGATCCGGTGGGTCACCGGCCCCTATTTCGAGCGGGTCCCCACGGGCCCGAGCGATCCGCCGGAGCTGATGAAGACGATTCTGACCGTCTATACGGCCGGAATCGTGCTGGGCCTGCCGATCGGCCTCTGGTGGTTCATCGTCAGGCCGTGGCGGCGCGAGCGCCGAATCACGTTGGACGGCATGCTCCTGGTGTCGTGCGGCCTGATGTTCTTCCAGGACCCGCTCCTGAATTATCTGAACACGTGGTGCACCTACAACACCTGGATGTGGAACCGGGGATCCTGGTCGCCGCACATTCCGGGTTGGGTGTCGCCGGACGAGCCGGGTCGTCAGGTGGCGGAACCGCTGCTGATGAATGCGCCGGGATATGCGTACGGAGTTCTGCTGTGCACGATCTTCGGCTGCTTCGTCATGCGGCGTGTCAAGGCGAGGTGGCCGGGCATCAGCAACCTCGGCCTGGTCGGCGTCGTGGCCGTGTGGGCATTTCTCTTCGACCTGGTCATGGAGGGCCTGGTCCTGATGCCGATGGGGCTGTATTCGTTCCCCGGCTCCATCCGGTCCGTGTCGTTGAATGCCGGCACCTACTACCAGTGGCCCGTGTATGAAGGACTCATGTGGGGTGGCGTCCAGGCAGGTCTGTGCTGTCTTCGCTACTTCACCGACGATCGTGGCCGCACGGTCGTCGAACGCGGACTGGACCGTATCCGCGGCGGATTCGTGAGACAGCAGTTCACCCGCTTCCTGGCGATCTTCGCGGCGTGCAGCGCGCTCTTCTTCGTTTTCTACAACGTGCCCGCGCAGTGGTTCGGCATGCACGCCGACCCCTGGCCCGAGGATGTCCAGAAGCGTTCCTACTTCACCGCAGGTACCTGCGGCGACGGGACCGACAAGCCCTGTCCGGACCCCGCTCTGCCGATCCCCACCAGGGATTCCGGCTACATCGATACCGACGGCCGGCTGGTCCTTCCCGAGGGCGTCGAGCCCCCGAAGACCGTCCCCTTCGACCGAGGAGAATAA
- a CDS encoding CbbQ/NirQ/NorQ/GpvN family protein — translation MLTNNHPTAVKTESAAPFYRAVGDEVEVFHAASRRGLPVLLKGPTGCGKTRFVEAMAKELGRDLITVAGHEDMTSADLVGRFLLKGGETVWVDGPLTRAVREGAICYLDEVVEARQDTTVVIHPLADHRRELSVDRLGTTLPAAPGFQLVISYNPGYQSVLKNIKESTRQRFVAIELGFPPAEIETEVVAHEAGIDSETAHSLVRLGHAIRNLDGSPLREVASTRMLILAGGLAAEGLSLRSAVQSAIVQALSDDHDVVRALGELVDAFLPRS, via the coding sequence TTGCTGACCAACAATCACCCCACCGCAGTCAAGACCGAGTCGGCGGCGCCGTTCTATCGAGCGGTAGGGGACGAGGTCGAGGTCTTTCACGCGGCGTCCCGCCGTGGTCTGCCCGTGCTGTTGAAAGGGCCCACGGGATGCGGGAAGACTCGCTTCGTGGAAGCCATGGCAAAGGAACTCGGCCGCGATCTCATTACCGTTGCGGGACATGAGGATATGACGTCGGCGGACCTGGTCGGCCGGTTCCTGCTCAAGGGCGGAGAAACCGTCTGGGTGGACGGGCCGCTGACCCGGGCCGTGCGCGAGGGCGCCATCTGTTATCTCGACGAGGTGGTGGAGGCGCGGCAGGACACCACCGTGGTCATCCATCCGCTCGCCGATCACCGCCGTGAGCTTTCGGTGGATCGGCTCGGCACGACCTTGCCGGCGGCACCCGGGTTTCAGCTGGTGATTTCCTACAATCCCGGCTACCAGAGCGTCCTGAAGAACATCAAGGAGTCGACACGGCAGCGTTTCGTCGCCATCGAACTCGGCTTCCCGCCTGCCGAGATCGAGACGGAGGTGGTTGCCCACGAAGCCGGAATCGATTCCGAGACAGCGCATTCCCTGGTCCGGCTCGGTCACGCGATCCGGAACCTGGACGGCTCGCCGCTGCGTGAAGTGGCCTCCACCCGCATGCTGATCCTCGCCGGCGGCCTTGCCGCCGAGGGGCTGAGCCTGCGCAGTGCCGTTCAGTCGGCCATCGTTCAGGCCCTGTCCGACGATCACGATGTCGTCCGCGCCCTGGGCGAACTCGTCGACGCCTTCCTGCCCCGGTCATGA
- a CDS encoding nitric oxide reductase activation protein NorD produces MTAVDSSPERFRLLATFVAGRSVDVAEALGGEGPYTNGRVIFVSAGRTVTEQRRELLFQAALLGAGSLDQRWVKALRGRATTTRRYLALEGHRVFAELAERIPAAASFRLDGEPSTATAEESLEVAKGRKKVADPPEWFGAIKPSRLLAPVAGEGAQATDKELHLEFDPLDIPEADDDDEDADEGGESKIAKLFENPLFSSQTLMDYFRKKLGTSRSPGDGPAGAEAQVRAVRRARMAGANARPLPTQIHFTDDDNPGSAVGVGGALYPEWDVHNNRYRPEWCRVVDFPLTVPADVSAAGVPPDDVLRRRLARIGLGPKVLRGRPDGDELDIEALIDMFVDLRSGFSPPENVYLERRKLARNLGVLILIDASGSATDTDPEGLAVHDHQRRAASTLALTLEELGDRVAVYAFRSEGRHSVQLPAIKTFGQRFGAVGRARLNQLEPSKYTRLGAGIRGAGEILKTEAGTQNRLLLVLSDGFPYDDGYEGRYAEADAYKALEELRADGVACLCLSIGAGTETDALDRVFGSAGCASATTLSELSPQMDELFLSSLRELAAPKPARGVKV; encoded by the coding sequence ATGACAGCCGTCGATTCGAGTCCCGAGCGGTTCCGGCTCCTCGCCACTTTCGTTGCCGGCCGATCCGTCGATGTCGCGGAGGCATTGGGCGGCGAGGGGCCTTATACGAACGGTCGGGTCATATTCGTCTCGGCCGGCCGCACCGTCACCGAGCAGCGCCGCGAACTGCTGTTCCAGGCGGCCCTGCTCGGTGCGGGGAGCCTGGATCAGCGATGGGTGAAGGCATTGCGGGGGCGCGCCACGACAACGCGCCGCTATCTGGCACTCGAAGGCCATCGGGTGTTCGCCGAACTCGCCGAACGGATTCCGGCCGCTGCCTCGTTCCGCCTCGACGGCGAGCCGAGCACCGCGACCGCCGAGGAATCGCTCGAGGTGGCCAAAGGCCGAAAGAAGGTCGCCGATCCACCGGAATGGTTCGGCGCCATCAAACCCTCCCGGCTGCTGGCGCCCGTCGCGGGAGAGGGAGCGCAGGCCACCGACAAAGAGCTGCATTTGGAATTCGATCCCCTCGACATCCCCGAGGCCGACGATGACGACGAGGACGCGGACGAGGGCGGGGAAAGCAAGATTGCCAAGCTGTTCGAGAATCCGCTCTTCAGCTCGCAGACGCTGATGGACTACTTCCGCAAGAAGCTCGGCACCTCGCGGTCACCCGGAGACGGGCCGGCCGGAGCGGAGGCGCAAGTGCGCGCCGTCCGGCGGGCACGCATGGCCGGGGCGAATGCCCGGCCGCTTCCCACGCAGATTCATTTCACCGATGACGACAACCCGGGCAGCGCCGTCGGTGTGGGGGGCGCCCTCTATCCGGAGTGGGACGTCCACAACAATCGGTATCGGCCCGAGTGGTGCCGGGTCGTCGACTTTCCGTTGACGGTCCCCGCGGACGTCTCCGCCGCCGGTGTTCCCCCCGACGACGTGCTCCGTCGGCGGCTGGCTCGTATCGGCCTCGGCCCCAAGGTTTTACGGGGCCGCCCTGATGGCGACGAACTCGACATCGAGGCACTGATCGACATGTTCGTCGATCTGCGCTCCGGCTTTTCCCCGCCGGAGAACGTCTATCTGGAACGCCGCAAACTCGCTCGCAATCTCGGCGTCCTCATCCTGATCGACGCCTCCGGATCCGCCACCGATACCGATCCGGAGGGCCTGGCCGTGCACGATCACCAGCGCCGCGCGGCCTCCACCCTGGCCCTTACGCTCGAGGAACTCGGGGACCGCGTCGCCGTCTATGCGTTCCGGTCGGAGGGCCGGCACTCGGTCCAGCTACCGGCGATCAAAACCTTCGGACAACGTTTCGGCGCGGTCGGGCGAGCCCGGCTCAACCAGCTCGAACCGTCGAAGTACACCCGCCTCGGCGCCGGCATCCGCGGTGCGGGCGAGATACTCAAAACCGAAGCGGGAACACAGAATCGGCTGCTGCTGGTCCTCTCCGACGGCTTTCCCTACGACGACGGCTACGAAGGTCGTTACGCGGAAGCCGACGCCTACAAGGCACTCGAGGAACTCCGCGCGGACGGCGTCGCCTGCCTGTGCCTGTCGATCGGCGCAGGCACCGAAACCGACGCACTCGACAGAGTCTTCGGCTCCGCCGGCTGCGCCAGCGCCACCACCCTGTCCGAGCTGAGCCCCCAGATGGACGAGCTGTTCCTGTCCTCCCTCCGGGAACTCGCCGCGCCGAAGCCGGCGCGGGGAGTCAAGGTGTAG
- a CDS encoding alpha/beta hydrolase has translation MTSLRARALIAQMRLRQNKRFYADPATMRDSLARHQAPERSRPPRRMTDTCDITSRVVEGCEVYTLAPAGGPTSPRHIFHMHGGGFVEAPEPHHWHFAARIVARLGCLYTMPMYPLAPEHDHRSIVPMVERAYARVTDTVAPRNRIVFGDSAGGTLALTLVRHLRERGQPQPAALALFSPWIDLATDDPLSLTLDYRDPELGVSGLKQAGRWYAGRRALDDPEISPAFADLARLAPIVVFIGHRDILLPDARRIRELGDLAGVPVELHEYPGMFHNWIMKNIPEARRATDELLRFLGRRDDG, from the coding sequence ATGACGTCGTTGCGGGCGCGGGCACTCATCGCGCAGATGCGGTTGCGGCAGAACAAGCGGTTCTACGCCGACCCCGCAACGATGCGCGACAGTTTGGCACGGCATCAGGCACCGGAGCGGTCGCGTCCGCCGCGGCGGATGACCGATACCTGCGATATCACCAGCCGGGTGGTCGAAGGGTGCGAGGTCTACACCCTCGCGCCGGCGGGCGGGCCGACATCGCCGCGGCACATCTTCCATATGCACGGCGGCGGCTTCGTCGAAGCGCCCGAACCACACCACTGGCACTTCGCGGCCAGGATCGTCGCCCGGCTCGGGTGCCTCTACACGATGCCGATGTACCCGTTGGCGCCCGAGCACGATCACCGGTCCATCGTTCCCATGGTCGAGCGGGCCTACGCCCGCGTCACCGACACCGTCGCACCCCGGAACCGGATCGTCTTCGGCGACTCGGCGGGCGGTACGCTCGCGCTCACCCTGGTCCGTCACCTGCGCGAACGCGGACAGCCACAGCCGGCCGCGCTCGCGTTGTTCTCCCCGTGGATCGACCTCGCCACCGACGATCCCTTATCGCTGACCCTCGACTACCGCGACCCGGAGCTCGGTGTCTCGGGTCTGAAACAGGCCGGCCGGTGGTACGCGGGCAGACGAGCGCTCGACGATCCGGAGATCAGCCCCGCATTCGCCGACCTCGCCCGGCTGGCCCCGATCGTCGTCTTCATCGGCCACCGCGACATCCTGCTACCCGACGCCCGCCGTATCCGAGAACTCGGCGATCTCGCGGGCGTACCCGTCGAGCTGCACGAATACCCCGGAATGTTCCACAACTGGATCATGAAGAACATCCCCGAGGCCCGGCGAGCCACCGACGAACTCCTGCGTTTCCTGGGTCGCCGGGACGACGGCTGA
- a CDS encoding SRPBCC domain-containing protein, whose protein sequence is MTSDAELNPDAVEVGDFVSQPPDVVWGALTEPDLLERWLMRPIGFAAVTGTHFIFALPTPQTGEIACEVLATRPGEQLTLSWVDLQADRPARWIVDWTIRPEGRGTRLLLTQTGFDIEDRRQKMARNAMERGWRSALARMRDVLA, encoded by the coding sequence ATGACGTCTGATGCCGAGTTGAACCCTGACGCGGTCGAGGTCGGGGACTTCGTCTCGCAGCCGCCCGATGTCGTGTGGGGGGCGCTGACGGAGCCGGATCTGCTGGAGCGGTGGCTGATGCGGCCGATCGGGTTCGCCGCGGTGACCGGGACGCACTTCATCTTCGCATTGCCCACTCCGCAGACCGGCGAGATCGCCTGCGAGGTGCTCGCGACTCGGCCGGGTGAGCAGCTGACCCTCAGCTGGGTGGATCTGCAAGCCGACCGCCCTGCCCGCTGGATTGTCGACTGGACGATCCGGCCGGAGGGCCGCGGTACCCGACTTCTGTTGACGCAGACCGGATTCGATATCGAGGACCGTCGGCAGAAGATGGCACGCAACGCCATGGAGCGAGGCTGGCGGAGCGCTCTGGCCCGAATGCGCGACGTCCTCGCCTGA
- a CDS encoding putative quinol monooxygenase: MFALVVRFDLQDAAKAGAFDRLVAETVNGIIQHEPGTLVYSTHTVENEPLARVFYEVYRDRDAFEEHERQPHTKHFLSERDKYVSSSRVEFLTPAAAKGLPTEG, translated from the coding sequence ATGTTTGCGCTCGTCGTGAGGTTCGACCTGCAAGATGCCGCGAAGGCCGGCGCATTCGACCGACTGGTCGCCGAAACCGTCAACGGCATCATCCAGCACGAGCCGGGCACGCTCGTCTACTCCACTCACACCGTAGAGAACGAGCCCCTGGCACGTGTCTTCTACGAGGTATACCGCGACCGCGACGCCTTCGAGGAGCACGAACGGCAACCGCATACGAAGCACTTCCTCTCCGAGCGTGACAAGTACGTCTCCTCGTCACGGGTCGAGTTCCTGACGCCGGCGGCCGCGAAAGGGCTCCCCACCGAAGGTTGA
- a CDS encoding helix-turn-helix domain-containing protein — translation MPKDRGSIGSRVAQARKLAGITQRELAARADVSHSLVRAVERGAVPASAAFLGAVSKALRVSVPDLTGQPYTPTPGQDSEVHAAVAVLRTELAAYDLDNSDVTEIRPLARIAGDVQHISRYRRAAAFHKLGRALPPLLGEVRATVHRSHGREREQACTLLCELYYSSHSLAHKLGYTDLAALAIDRLAWAATESDDPLWIATSQFHRAAILTSGGDWSAALTFLERCRSSVEPRLSAGHRRDLIAWGGLHLQSGLAAARSGRRDLADAHLAEARETATRVGDNNDPIMSFGPTNVDIWAVALAVEGLDGAEALNRAGTLVIPAGTPKERAGHHYIDLSRAYLLHGDRMRSLEALHTARTIAPSQTRYNPMVHETVRALARAEARSVDTVHGFAVWCGITNSL, via the coding sequence ATGCCCAAAGATCGTGGCAGCATTGGTTCCCGAGTCGCTCAGGCCCGGAAACTGGCAGGGATTACACAACGCGAACTGGCTGCGCGAGCAGACGTTTCACACAGTCTCGTGCGTGCTGTCGAACGAGGCGCTGTACCGGCTTCCGCGGCCTTCCTCGGCGCCGTTTCCAAGGCGCTCAGGGTCAGCGTTCCGGACCTCACAGGTCAGCCGTACACGCCCACACCCGGCCAGGACAGCGAGGTACATGCCGCAGTGGCAGTGCTGCGAACCGAACTCGCAGCCTACGACCTGGACAACTCCGACGTGACCGAAATCCGGCCGCTTGCGCGGATCGCCGGGGATGTACAGCACATCAGTCGCTACCGGCGTGCGGCGGCGTTTCACAAATTGGGGCGTGCGCTGCCACCGCTGCTTGGGGAAGTGCGTGCGACGGTGCATCGCAGCCACGGCAGGGAGCGTGAGCAGGCGTGCACACTTCTCTGCGAGTTGTACTACTCATCTCACAGTCTCGCGCACAAGCTCGGATACACCGACCTCGCCGCCCTTGCTATCGACCGTTTAGCCTGGGCTGCAACCGAATCCGATGACCCTCTGTGGATTGCGACGAGTCAGTTTCACCGCGCGGCCATCCTGACCTCCGGCGGGGACTGGTCGGCAGCGTTGACATTCCTCGAGCGCTGCCGCTCCAGCGTCGAACCTCGTTTGAGCGCCGGCCATCGCCGGGACCTGATCGCGTGGGGAGGGCTGCACCTCCAGTCCGGTCTGGCCGCTGCACGCTCTGGAAGGCGTGATCTCGCCGACGCCCACCTCGCCGAGGCCCGCGAGACGGCGACCCGGGTCGGGGACAACAACGATCCGATCATGTCGTTCGGGCCGACGAACGTCGACATTTGGGCGGTTGCGCTGGCGGTCGAGGGTTTGGATGGTGCCGAGGCGCTGAACCGGGCCGGCACCCTCGTCATCCCGGCCGGCACGCCGAAAGAACGAGCCGGCCACCACTACATCGACCTGTCGCGAGCGTACCTACTCCACGGCGACCGCATGAGATCCCTCGAAGCCCTGCACACAGCCCGCACGATCGCACCCTCGCAGACCCGATACAACCCGATGGTTCATGAGACGGTCCGGGCGCTGGCACGCGCCGAAGCACGCAGCGTGGACACCGTTCACGGTTTCGCTGTGTGGTGTGGAATCACCAACAGTCTGTAG